A window of the Planctomycetaceae bacterium genome harbors these coding sequences:
- a CDS encoding polysaccharide deacetylase family protein, with protein MWMRIQIAAFLLFISATCFTVLADEHRFLIIHADDAGMSHSVNMATIQGLESGIVTSASVMVPCPWFSEFAEYARTHPEFDYGIHLTLNSEWKHYRWGPVTPKDKVPSLVDKDGYLWDNVPQVAANVRAEEVETELRAQIDRARSFGVPISHLDTHMGALVSRPDLIEVYVRLGIEYDLPVLFLRTLDDDTAGKYESLRESSISMVKLLDSKQLPVLDSLAQFYDGETHEQRTNSYYKAIRNLKPGVSELIIHCGFDNEELRAITNSSERRDGDRRIFTSETTRTLLKDQNVTLLNWKQFREKVRITASDK; from the coding sequence ATGTGGATGCGAATTCAGATTGCAGCTTTCCTTCTGTTCATTTCAGCGACCTGCTTCACGGTGCTGGCAGACGAACATCGTTTTCTGATCATTCACGCCGATGACGCTGGAATGTCACATTCCGTGAATATGGCGACGATTCAGGGACTCGAATCGGGCATTGTCACTTCTGCCAGCGTTATGGTTCCCTGTCCCTGGTTCTCTGAATTTGCTGAATACGCAAGAACACATCCTGAGTTCGACTATGGAATTCATTTGACTCTGAATTCCGAATGGAAGCACTATCGCTGGGGCCCCGTGACCCCGAAAGACAAGGTCCCGAGTCTTGTGGACAAAGACGGTTATCTCTGGGATAACGTCCCGCAGGTTGCGGCTAATGTTCGAGCGGAAGAGGTCGAAACCGAATTGCGGGCGCAGATTGATCGGGCAAGGTCATTTGGAGTCCCGATCAGTCATCTGGATACTCACATGGGCGCGCTGGTCAGCCGACCGGATTTGATTGAAGTTTACGTCCGCCTGGGCATTGAGTACGACCTGCCGGTGTTGTTCCTGCGAACGCTGGATGATGATACGGCCGGAAAGTACGAGAGCCTTCGGGAATCAAGCATATCCATGGTGAAGTTGCTGGATTCGAAGCAACTGCCCGTTCTGGACTCACTTGCTCAGTTCTACGACGGAGAGACGCATGAACAGAGGACGAACAGCTATTACAAAGCCATTCGCAACCTGAAGCCCGGCGTCAGCGAACTGATCATCCACTGTGGGTTCGACAATGAAGAACTTCGCGCGATCACGAACAGTTCAGAACGACGGGATGGTGATCGTCGAATCTTCACCTCCGAAACCACGCGTACGCTTTTAAAGGATCAGAACGTAACATTGCTCAACTGGAAACAGTTCCGCGAAAAAGTTCGCATTACGGCGAGCGACAAATAG